Within Actinobaculum sp. 313, the genomic segment CCTTGGCCAGGGTCCTGTTGGACGGGGTCCGCGTGGAGCCCGTGGCTTTTCGCCCGGGTTAACCGGGATCATACGAGCCTGGGCAAGGCGATGACGATGCCGTGTAGCGGCCTTACGGAGGCGTCGCTGTAGGCTCAGGGGGCTTTTCAACAGTGCGAAAGGTGCTGCCGGGCAGGGCGTGTGGCTTCCACAGGGGATTTCAGTCCAGGCCAGCCCTGGCGAAAGGCTCTTCCGGGCAGACTGTGCGACCCTCTTCTCGGATACGGGTATGTGTCAGCCCTGGCGAAAGGCTCTTCCGGGCAGACTGTACGGCCGCCCTATAGACTAGGAGACCGTGAGTAGTTCTACCGTGCTGGGCATTGAAACGTCGTGTGATGAAACGGGTGTCGCCGTCGTACGAGACGGCGAGCTGCTGGCGGATGTGACCGCTACGTCCATGGACGAATATGCGCGCTACGGCGGTATCATCCCGGAGATTGCCTCGCGGGCACATTTGGAGACGGTGATCCCGACGCTCGATGCTGCATTGGATGAGGCAGGTTTAGCGCTCGATGATATTGATGCGATTGCGGTGACCGCCGGGCCGGGGCTGATCGGGTCTTTGACTGTGGGAGTGTCCGCTGCCAAGGCGTTGGCGCTTTCGCTGGGGAAACCGCTATACGGCGTCAACCACATTATTGGACATCTGTGCGTGGACGAATTGGTCGAGGGGCCGTTCCCGGAGCGATTCATTGGCTTGGTGGTTTCTGGGGGCCATACCTCGTTGTTGCGGGTCGCGAATATTGCTACCGACGTGGTGGAACTGGGAGGAACACTCGACGACGCCGCCGGTGAGGCTTTTGACAAGGTGGGGCGATTGCTCGGTCTGCCCTATCCGGGAGGTCCGCATATCGACCGCTTGGCGCGTGAGGGGGACCGGACAGCCATTCGCTTCCCACGCGGCCTTTCCCGGGGCAAGGACAAGGCCCGTCACCCCTACGATTTTTCGTTCTCCGGGCTGAAGACGGCCGTCGCCCGCTATGTGGAAGACCTTGAGGCGCGCGGCGAGGAACTGCCTAAGGCCGATATCGCAGCCGGATTTTCCGAGGCGGTAGCCGATGTACTGGTAGAGAAGGCAATGGCAGCTTGCCAAGTCAATGATTGCGACACCCTGGTGATTGGCGGCGGTTTCTCGGCCAACTCTCGTCTGCGGGAGCTGGCGGCGGAGCGCGCCGAGAAGTATGGCATCGCGGTGCGTGTGCCGCCGATTCGTTATTGCACCGATAATGGTGCAATGATCGCAGCCCTGGGTTGGGAGCTGGTACGCAATGGGGTGGAACCATCATCTTTGGACATCACGGTTGAGACGGCCATGGATCTCAATAAGATACGAATGTAGCCGGAGCCGGGATCTTAGGCGTGAAAGATGAAGCTCTTAGGCATGTAAGACGGAACCTTGGCCTGCGGCGACCTCCACTGGCCGAGCCACGGTGTACACGGTGCAACATGCGACCGGGAAGACTTCCAATTCCTGTGAAATCGTCCTGCTCACCATGCGCGGACGCGCCTTCCGTGTGCCCCACAGATGCCCCACCGACCACGTCTTCAACGAATATGCTGCGCAGGGCGCACCTGCAGCGTGCCGCACCAGGTGCATCGCTCACGGGAAGGCCGCACGGGTCGCTCAAGGAACAGGCCACACGGGTACGCCTGCAATGAGTACGCCCGCAGGATGCCGCGCAGGCACGGGTACGCCCCTAGCATGCTGTACCGGAACGTCTTATATGAACGTGCCTAACGAGGTCCACCCTCAACGTGCCGCACCGCGAATGTGTTCAACTGGCCAACCGAACACGGCTTCCTCCGATAGGTGGAGCCACCCACTAGCTGCCGTTACTAGCTGCCTTCGCCGAGAACACGCTCGGCCAGGATCGCGCGGTGGCGTCCCAGAACCGGGGTGAGGATGAGTACGCCGGGGCGTCCGGTGTGCTTGCCGATTCTCTTCCGTAACAGCTCGACGTCGGTGTCGGTGCCGCGTTTCTTAATCTCCAGCGCTCCGATTCCGTGGGCGTCCAGCGCCCGCTTGATGTCCTTGGCATCATTGCGGAGAACTTCCCGGATCGCAAAAGAATCACATCCGGGCAGTGGCTTCTCGCCGGTCAGGTAGGCGATTCCGTCGGATACTGGGGCGACGTCGTATGTGCTGCACAATCGCGCGATTGCGCCGGCGCGGATAAGCGCGGCGTTCGGCTCAAGAAGTAGCGGACCGAGGGCGGAAGGTTCGGAAGGGATAACCGGTTCGTCGGCAGATGTGGCACCGGAGTTGAAAGTGACTCTATCGACGACGGCGTAGCGTCCGGGCGTTCCTGTGCCTTGCCACACGACTGCCTCCAGTAATTCACCGCCTTCACTGGTCCAGACCACGTGTGCCTGCGCGGGGAGGATACTGTGTGGAATGCCGGGAGCGACCTTGATGCCGGAGTAGCGGTAGGAGGCAGCAATGTCAAGCGCCTGCCCGTAAGTGGGTGACCAGCTCTGTGGATCCTTTATGCGCCTGCCGGTCGATGTGCGGCGTGCCGGGTCTAACCACACCGCGTCGGTGTCTGGAACCATTGCGGTCACACCGTCTTCGCACAGCACCGTGGCGGCGGGAAGATTTGCCCGGGCAATAAGTGCGGTGGCGGGATCGGATTCGATTGCCGTGACTTGCAGGTCGGCATCACAAAAGGCGAGGGAATCCGCTCCTATCCCGCAGCCGATGTCAACGACATGCCGTGCCCCAGCACGTGCGAATTGCGCGGCGTGTGTTTGGGCGACGCTCCACCGGCTTGACTGCTCATAGCCGGCCTGCGTGAAGAATAGGGTTTCGGCAAGATTACCGAACTTGGCTCGTGCACGTTGGCGCAGGCGTGCCTGCGTCAAAACAACGGCGACGAGTTCGGGCGCGTGGCCCTCGCGGCGCAGACGACCGGCGAGGGCGAGTGCGTCGTCGCCGCGGTAAGGGGGCAGTGACTCTAACAGGGCTCGGCCTTCCGGGCTGAGCAGCGCGGTGACCTCGGAAACATCCACGGGCAGCATTGTCGCATGAGCGCAGGGGAGATGTGCGGGGAGGGAGGGGCACAACGTGCCAATTGGCGCTGGCGGATCGCAGGCGTTGACCGCTGCGGATGCGGGGTGGATCGCAAACGTGCCAATTGGCGCTGGCGGATCGCAGAGAGCAATGAGATAGGCGTGTGCGTGGTGTGCTCGCTCCGCGCTGACGATCACTGTGCCAGATCTCATGGGATGAAGAAAGGCGAGGGATGCGCTCATCAGGCGGGGTGTGCGGGGAGAAGCGTGCGCCTGGGTACGCGCGGCTATGTGCGCGGATTCGCGCACGTGATGTGTCCGGATTGCGTCGCGCTAAGTTTGGGCGGGCAGCGGTCCTACGGGGTGTTGATTGCGACAAGTCTGGCACTCGCCTTGACCGAGTGCTAACTTCGGCATAACCTTCTTACGGACGTAGTTCTAACTACGGCTTGTGCCCGGTTCGGGCCCGGCCCCCGCGACGGCGGGTCCCGCGGCCAGGTGCTTCATAACCAAAGCACGAGTTGAAGAAGAAAGGGGATCCGCAGTGTCGGTCTCCATCAAACCGCTTGAGGATCGCATCGTGATCCAGCAGCTGGAAGCAGAAACCACCACGGCCTCCGGCCTTGTCCTTCCGGACACGGCCAAGGAGAAGCCGCAGGAGGGGAAGGTCCTTGCCGTTGGGCCGGGACGCATTGACGACAAGGGCAACCGTGTTCCGGTTGACGTCAAGGAGGGTGACGTGGTCATTTACTCCAAGTACGGCGGTACCGAGATCAAGTACGGTGCGGATGAGTACATCATCCTGTCCTCGCGCGACGTGCTGGCGGTCGTCGAGAAGTAAGACTGCTGATAAAGGTCGGGACGGTCCTAGGGTCGTCCCGACCTTTGCATTTGGCCGTCCCGACCTTTGCGTTTGGCCGTCCCGACCTTGTATTAAGCCGTGTGCGCGGTGTCTTCTGTGCTAAGTCGTGTTTAAGGCCAGACGGATTGGGAGATGAGTGTGGTCCGACGGTTCTTCGGCGCATGGTAGCGTCCAAGCATGGCGAGACGGACCGCAGATGAGTGTGGTCAGACGGTAGCGGATGTCCAAATCCCGTCCAAACGAGAGTCTGCCGGTTGAGTCGAGTTGCGGAATCCGCATGATTCCGCCATTTCTTAAATTGATCCAATCAACTTATCCGTCGTTTGGACGGGATTTGGACATCATTCCTCGATTCTCGACCACAGAGACTCCCACGCGGTGGGCTGGAGCCGTCGGCATTGGCAGGGAACGTGTCAACGCCGCCTCGCGTGCCAGCCGTGAGAACCGCCAAGGGAGACTGCGCGTCCGCCTGGGCGGGGAACGTGTCAACACTGCCTCGCGACTCACCCTACTAACCGGTGACTGCCATGCGGGCCGGTAGGTTAGTGCCCGTGCGGGCCAGTAGCGTAGAGCGCGCGCGGCCGCTGCGGTGTCGGGGCCCTGGGAGTGCCGCGCGGGCCGTCAGCTTAGTACCCGCGCAGGCCGGTACCAAGAATGTACTTATCACCCGGCCTTGCAACCGGTAGGTTAGTACCCGCATAGGCGTCCGCGCGCTTTGCTTGCCGGTGCGCCGCTGTCCTTGTGGCTGCCTTGGCACGCACTGTCGCCCAGGAGTACTCGCGGTTGTTGACGGGTCAGTCTCCGCCACGGCAGGGGAGACAAGCGAGTGACTGTGGAGCGCTCGCGGTTGTCGATGGATCCGTCTCCGGCCCGTCGGCACAGGTGGTCTCTCAAGGTCTAGTCAACAACGGCAGCTGTGGCTACCGCGATGAGGCGAAGGTTGTGCGGCAGTGCGCCGTCGGCGTCGGAAGCGGTCATCGTGAGGATAACGGTGTCCTTTGCCGGGTTGTTGACGAACTTGGTGGAGAAATAGCCCTGCCACGAGTACGCGCCGGGTCCGCCTAAGAAGGCCGGCGATCCATCGGGTGCACCGATGCCCTCTTGAATCTCCAACTGGTATCCCCACTTATTCTTGAAGCCCTGCCACCAGTACTTCTCGCCGATCTGGTTGGTGGTCATCATGTCGACTGCAGTGGGCGAGAGGATTCGCACGCCATTGAATTCGCCGCGGTTGAGAAGCATCTGAGCCAGCTTGTAGTAGTCATGGGTTGTGCCATGCAGGCCGGCTGCGCCAGAGAAGTATGTTCGGTAGGGCGAATGCGCGCCCTCGGGGCCAAGCTTGTACGGGCCGACTTGTACATTCTCATACTGCCGTTCGTCTCTGCCGGGCCAGTAGCATTCTGCCAAGCGATGCTTCTGGTCTTCGGGGATGAAGAACCAGGTTTCATCCATGCCGAGCGGGGCGAAAATGTTCTGGCGCAGATACGAATCAAAGTCCTGACCGGAAATGACTTCTACTAGCCGGGCCAGGGTATCCACAGACGAGTTGGAATAATCAAACATCTCGCCAGGCTCAGCGATTAGCGGAGCTTGTGCGACGCGCTTGATGTTCTCCTCAAGAGTTGTATCGGGAGCATTCATGTCGTCCCGTACTCCAAGCTGACCGTAGATCTTCGGTACCACGTGATAGACGGGAAGATCGAAGCGTTCATCCCACCAGGAGTTAGTTAGTCCCGCGGTCATGGACAGCAGGTGGTGGAAGGTGATCGGTTTTGTTGCTGGAACCAACCGGTAACTGAGATCTTTTTCGACGACGGCGACGTGCGGGTGCCCGAACTCGGGCAGGTAGTTTGCAATGGGTTCCTGGAGGTCGAGTAGTCCCTTTTCCCACAGTTGCATCACTGCAACGGCGGTTGGGATTTTCGACATGGAGGCGAGGCGGAAGATCGAGTCGGTTGCCATGGGCACGCCTTCGTCGGCCTTTCCAAACGCCTTGAAGTAGCAGATTCTGCCGTGGCGGGCCATGAGGACCACCATGCCTTGGTATGCATTCTCGTCGATATGTTTGGCGACGAGCGTATCAATGCGAGCGAGGCGATCAGCGCTAACGCCTACACTCGCCGGATCAACAATGTGTGAATCGTCCATGATTCTCCAATCGGTTAGTAGGGCGGCAAGTGCCCGTGTGATCAATTCTCCCTGAAAATCTCGCGCCATGCGGGCAGTTTGGTGGGTGAATCTTCGCTGGGCGGCCAAAGGGTAGCGAAGCTGCGGTGACGCTAAGCGGCGGTGAGGTCTGGGCTGGGGTGTACTCTTCATGCGGTGTGTGGTGATCCTGGCCGGTGGGGTTGAACATGGCGCAGGGCACCGTCGATCCCCATGCGGTATTGTGGCGATCCTCGCCGCCCGCGGCGAGGGCGGCCATTCGGTCTGCTATATGGTGAGGGTGACATTCAGCAGTTCTGGCCGTTCGCGAGGTCGGTACTTTGCTTCTCTGGCGGAACCCGTATGCAGTAGATGGCAATGCCCGCCTTGAACCGGGAACCGTTCGCCAGGCCGTCTCTGGCGGAACCCGCATGCAGTACGCGGCAATTCGCGCCTTATAGGAGAGATGCTGTGGATGCATCGGATCTGAGACTGGCTAGTGGGTAGGAGAGGGTGCTGCGTAGTATGGCGGCATGAGCACTCGTGACCCGTTTGAGTTCCTTGGTCTCACATACGATGATGTTCTGCTGGTTCCCCAAGCAACAGATGTCATCCCCTCCGAAGTCGACACCACCAGTCGGCTCACCCGCAGAATCACTTTGAAGACGCCCTTGATATCCGCCGCCATGGATACAGTTACCGAGTCGCGTATGGCGATTGCCATGGCCCGGCAAGGCGGAATCGGCATTATTCACCGCAATCTCTCCAT encodes:
- the tsaD gene encoding tRNA (adenosine(37)-N6)-threonylcarbamoyltransferase complex transferase subunit TsaD gives rise to the protein MSSSTVLGIETSCDETGVAVVRDGELLADVTATSMDEYARYGGIIPEIASRAHLETVIPTLDAALDEAGLALDDIDAIAVTAGPGLIGSLTVGVSAAKALALSLGKPLYGVNHIIGHLCVDELVEGPFPERFIGLVVSGGHTSLLRVANIATDVVELGGTLDDAAGEAFDKVGRLLGLPYPGGPHIDRLAREGDRTAIRFPRGLSRGKDKARHPYDFSFSGLKTAVARYVEDLEARGEELPKADIAAGFSEAVADVLVEKAMAACQVNDCDTLVIGGGFSANSRLRELAAERAEKYGIAVRVPPIRYCTDNGAMIAALGWELVRNGVEPSSLDITVETAMDLNKIRM
- a CDS encoding class I SAM-dependent methyltransferase; this translates as MDVSEVTALLSPEGRALLESLPPYRGDDALALAGRLRREGHAPELVAVVLTQARLRQRARAKFGNLAETLFFTQAGYEQSSRWSVAQTHAAQFARAGARHVVDIGCGIGADSLAFCDADLQVTAIESDPATALIARANLPAATVLCEDGVTAMVPDTDAVWLDPARRTSTGRRIKDPQSWSPTYGQALDIAASYRYSGIKVAPGIPHSILPAQAHVVWTSEGGELLEAVVWQGTGTPGRYAVVDRVTFNSGATSADEPVIPSEPSALGPLLLEPNAALIRAGAIARLCSTYDVAPVSDGIAYLTGEKPLPGCDSFAIREVLRNDAKDIKRALDAHGIGALEIKKRGTDTDVELLRKRIGKHTGRPGVLILTPVLGRHRAILAERVLGEGS
- the groES gene encoding co-chaperone GroES — translated: MSVSIKPLEDRIVIQQLEAETTTASGLVLPDTAKEKPQEGKVLAVGPGRIDDKGNRVPVDVKEGDVVIYSKYGGTEIKYGADEYIILSSRDVLAVVEK
- a CDS encoding serine hydrolase domain-containing protein, with the translated sequence MARDFQGELITRALAALLTDWRIMDDSHIVDPASVGVSADRLARIDTLVAKHIDENAYQGMVVLMARHGRICYFKAFGKADEGVPMATDSIFRLASMSKIPTAVAVMQLWEKGLLDLQEPIANYLPEFGHPHVAVVEKDLSYRLVPATKPITFHHLLSMTAGLTNSWWDERFDLPVYHVVPKIYGQLGVRDDMNAPDTTLEENIKRVAQAPLIAEPGEMFDYSNSSVDTLARLVEVISGQDFDSYLRQNIFAPLGMDETWFFIPEDQKHRLAECYWPGRDERQYENVQVGPYKLGPEGAHSPYRTYFSGAAGLHGTTHDYYKLAQMLLNRGEFNGVRILSPTAVDMMTTNQIGEKYWWQGFKNKWGYQLEIQEGIGAPDGSPAFLGGPGAYSWQGYFSTKFVNNPAKDTVILTMTASDADGALPHNLRLIAVATAAVVD